The DNA sequence GAACTGAAAAACTCCCGGAATAGATTTTTGAAGAACATTTCTGATTAACTCTATAAGACTTATGCCCAAAAAGCTCTGTTCGTATTTATGAATGGGCAACCATTTGGTGGCATGGAAcgtcaattattttttagagtGGTATTGTACAACTGAGTTTctgaaaaatgtcaattagTTATTATATTGATGTACATTATGGGCATTGTAACTCATGTCAGCTCTTATGCTATACTTTGTTGTTAGAAGTTCAGTGGCATAGAGATTCAACACATTGTTTTGGTTTCTGTGTGAACAGCCAGAAATTGAGATTTATCTcctatatatgtattatactGTTAAGCACATAATAgtctaaaatataaacattggCTTATGAATTGAACTCTTTCACATTCTTTTCTCCCCCCTTAAAGTTTGTCTCAATTGCTTATGTATGtcaattatattgaaaattgcAGTTCTTCCCTTTAATGCTGAAACTGATTGCATGGAATGGAGAGAAGTAAGTCTCATACTGTGTTATTGTCTTCTgaatattgaattttgattgttaTTTTCTGGTTAGCCCATTTATATTGCACCTTTGTCACGCAGATTAAAAAACTTATTCCTGAGTATTTTCTCTGGATTTATCTCTCCTGGGTCGTTCATTCCCCTGTTTCCGGCCCTTGTAGACTTACCTAGTAAGTACATTTATCTTGACTTTATGCTTTCTTTTCTGATGCTTTCCAGTTCCCTTGTACTTTGAAACTTAGAGGGCTTACTTTAGCATCTTAcaatatatgtgtgtgtgtattagTGTACATATATTGTTTAAGAATGATAACAAGTTTCAAACcatatatttaatgtttatattGCTTTACAATGAAACATATCCCTCTGTTTCCTGTTAAAGTCACCAATACTAAATGGGTTGGCATAGTAAGGATGCCTGTAATGATTCTCATGCAAAAAAATGTAGTAGCTGACAAGAAGAAGGGGAAATCTTTGACAACTTGTTTTATTGTTACATTCTTTTTAATGTACTGACATTGGTTGATACTGAATCATGTGTGGATTCATATAAGTGAATAAGTGACTGAGACCTATATTATTGCTCTCACGTCACTactattttcaataatttgcTTTTTATGTTTCTAGACCGTGACACCTTTTCTCTATGTTTTAACTAGTATTGGTTGTGGCATTGGAAAAGGTGGAAAGAAGTTCAGGGTCACTTGTGGGAAGCAGCATAGCTTCAATTCAGAAAAGTGCTGCACCTGAGGTGTGTAAGAATTAATGACAGTGAacatttatgttttattttgtaactgATAGTTATTCCCATATGAAACAGATGCTGCTTGCTCTCATGGATGAGGCATATACTGGCTCAATGATAGGAGATGGAGGTGCAGATTCTGAATCTGAAGATAGTGCTCCTATGGCTGCAGCTGACCCTATCTTTCTTGATCTCCTCAAGGATGAGAATGAGGGCCTTGCTGTATGGTACTTTCTGTAATGGGTAGAATTAATATTGCATTTCTTCCCCCCCTTTCTTCATCGAACTCGGCatccttttttttaactcCTTCCTCTACTTCATTTTATCCCCATCCACCATTTTAGATGAAATTGGCAATTGAGGAAGAAATAAAATCCAGTATTAGGGAATATGCTTACTGTCAGGCATACTAAAAGAAATCTACCTTGTTCTCTCTCTGATGTTTCAGGAACGTCATTGGACCTCTCCCGCTATGGCATCAGCTTTGCAGGCAGTAATAAGTACCCCTTTGTCCAATAGACTGAAAGAAGCACTGAAAATAGCTCCACAGCTTCTAGATTCCTATTTCAAACTAGCAGTTTACGATGCTAACGATTGTACGTATATAGAttgctttttctttattatatctttatcaaaatatgatttattgaattaagcTCGTAAGTACATCTGGGCAGAGTGGTTTTCTTGGACTCTGATGTTGGTTTCTAACTAATCTGTATGCCAGCGTTAATATGTGCTCTGATTCCTTTGATTATGGCGAGATATTCAACCTTATTTCCAGACAAAATGTTTTGCTAtgaggtaattttttttcttttttcttcaccATATTGGCATCCTTATCGCATCAATCTGTATgaagtaaaattatattttctctcaattttatattccatGTAATACTACCATGTTATATAAACAATAATAGCATTTTATCAGCCTCACTTATGATGTTTCCCTCTTTTCGTTTACCCCTTTTTTTGGCCTCGTCCCCTACATCCATTGTGGCACCACCTCCCCAATACATGTTTATGAACATAATACAGATTTTAAACATAATACAGATTTTAATGAATACTCCAGTGATGAAAGTGTTATTTAATGAATGGTATGACTTGTCTTATGTACAATGCAGGTACAGAAGAGGCTCTTAGAATTTATGCTTTCTGCCTTTCATCGATCTCCTCATTTCATTGCACTTCTTAAGGTAATTTCTTACATTatctattttgaaaattagacCATATAAAATCAAGCAATAAGTTCAAGTTCAAGTTCATTTATAAGAAAGTAGATAAGTTGGATGCTgcttattaaattttgatatcgctactttttattgattgatgGCACCACATTAAGTCACTTCCTATTCACCACCTACTTCCACAAATAGTGCTTAATCCTGTAACTTTTCCCCCCAAAGTATGATTAGAATTAGCTTTATTTGGACACTAAACATTCTTAAACCACTAGTGGAAAAtgcttctttttcaatttgaaagagaagCCAGCATATTTCATAGCAGACTATTCCTAAAAGAAATCAATGCTTGCACTAACATGGTAAATGTCAAGAAGTTTGGGTAATTTCGtttcttattaaaattgtGCATCAAATTGTTTTTGACTCGTGTGAGACgttaatttgtaaaaaatgCAGAAGCCTATCGTGGACAGGCTTGGGGAAGCTTTTGACAATCCTGGAAAGGTCTGAAGAGCATGCTCATTTCTCTTACGAACGTACAAATATTCTCACTTTTCTGTTTCATCAAACTCCCCTCTTATTCTTGTACAGACTGAGTTAGGATTACAGCTCTGTTGGGCCATTGGGGAGTATGGAGGCGGTGGTGAATCTCACAAAGATGCAGCTCGTGAACTATTTGAGAGTTTGGAATTACTTTTATATGAAAATCTATCAGCAAGGTATGTATCATATTCATAGATAATCGCATGATATGGATGGTCTCACATTTATCCCGATAGGCTGATACTCATATTGTCCTCGATTTTGGGAAGTCGCCTGGGGTTAGGTGAAGCAGCGCATGGTTCAGGGAGCTCTAGTTTCAGAAAATCTTCCCAGTCAAGGCTTCTATGTTTTGTCGTGACTGCCATAGCAAAACTTGCCACTTATCACCGAGAATTACTTCCAAGGGCCCGTGTATCTTTAGCAAAGGTCAAAACCGTGAACGCTGGTCATTTTATTTCGTTGCCACACTTGTTTATGTTTGCCTCTTAAATAAACCTGATTTGTTAGTGATTTGGCACATATCTGCAGGTTGCACGCTCTCGACTTTCAGATGCGAGGGTGTGGAAGCGCGCCCAGGATTATTTGGGTTTAATGAACGAGCCTGCAATATGTTTATCGGTCTTGGGCCCTTCTACGTCGGGCAAATTAACACAACACCCAGGCACCATAAACTGGAATGAAGGCCATAAGAAAATGATAGCTCATATTCCATTCTACATCCTAGGTGGTCAAGAAGGTAAGCATTCATATTCAAAATGACTACTTAAGTAACTATCACAGTTGCTCCCTTTCATATtctaatgcaaaattggtaaaataggAAGATAGATGGATAGAAGAAGTGGCTGAAGTAGTGAAAATAAAACTCACTTTCTAAGTTGCTAAAAATAGAAGATGAAcgaccaaaaatggaaaaaacgTGACTATTGGTTGTGGACGTGAATATTATCAAACTTATATTATGACTAAACGTCTATTAATATCCTTTACAACATAGTTTTGCATTTCCATGCATATCGTGTTAACTGACGAATGTACTAATTTCTTGTGGCAGGTCCCCCTCCCCACGACTTCTCGATTCTGGACGTTCTTCCGACAGAATAGCCTTCGTTCCCGTTCCAGTACCACCTCCATGTTCTGAATTAGTAGAGATCACAATACAGATGCAAACAATGATGGAGCCAGCGTAGGCCAAGCCGCCGCCCCATCTGGTGCCGGAGTGAGGTCGGGCGGAGAAGTGATGTAGCTAAAATAGAGGTTTTGGGAGTTTCGGCCATTTTTGGATCgatggagaaagaaaaaagagaattaaTACTAATTCTTTATCTTTTACAGTATTAGAGCAGCATATATACATGTGAATGACTTCTGCTATTATATTAttgttcataattaataattatgagtacaaatattttattcaaatatgtattgataaatttatggattatcattcaaaaacaattttttcttgattactAGTTAATTTCATagtgaattttttaatacaatattaaatcataatcttttattttttctcaattgatgatgatcaaaattaaaattaatatgatatgacaataaaatgatattgttatattttgagttttaattaaaatatttcagcATATTCAAAATGATGTAGTTTGGAAAGATTGAAGAAACttgtgattttatattatagtttCAAAAGTTGAGAGTTTGAGATTATGAAAAGTTAtgatttgaatgatattatgCTAGGTTAATCACTAATTAGTTattataatcaataaaataattactctaACACCCGATAACATTATTTGGcgttattaattttataaaattactgaaaaattaaaaaatctaattatttattttctttataatttgaataaattactTAAATATCAAATCTAATTTCcgtaatttataaaattaaaaaaatattaaaattatactgcACACTATcgtgaaaacaaaaaatttctcCAGCTGAAAACTCCTTTTGCTCCTCTGCCCCCTTGTTGACGAAAGCTAATGCCTTTGCTTTCGGTTCAATCACATTAACTTCTTTCCACAGATCTGAGCAGTTTCCATTAGCTTCCCTTTTTCATCCATCCGAAAAATCGAAATCATGTTCTCAACCAGTAAAATCAAATCCGTCGATTTTTACAGGTGATTCTCCCTTTTCTGTTTTAGTCTCCGCATTTCGCTGCAATTCAtgtcttttttcttgtttctaaCTTCTGTTATGCACTTGTGAGTTGATTTGGATCATTTTCTGATGCTCAGCTAACTGAATTCTAGCATTTGAGTTTAGATACTCTTTCTCTTCCCGCATCTGAGCTAGTGTTTTACGTTGTTTTTTTCAAGTGATAAAGTCTGTGCAAGTGATACtagattttgtattttcacaTTTAAGCTTGTAATTGGACATCTTATTTACTATATGGATTTTCTTTGCTATGGTTTGGCGGAGGTGGTTTGTGAAGAAGCAATTTGAAGCAGGGAATGGTTGTAGTAGATAGAAATAGTTAATGTTAATGCAGTTTCTTAGATATGTTGTTTACCATAAGTGATTCGCATATATGATATGGTTAGATGTATGCATACTGCCTTAATCGAAGACAGTGTACACGTATTGAGTATGAATCTCTACTATTACTGAGTCTAGTGTAACTCTCAAGTAGTCTGCTGCTGGTTTTGATAGTATTATAAGATATGATGCTTTGGAATAGTATGTCCTGAATGTTCATTGATACTGGTGTAAATGCTCCTTTTACTTAAATTTCCATTTCCTTTTCTCTCATATTTGCAGAAAAATTCCAAGAGACTTGACTGAAGCATCATTATCAGGTGCTGGATTGTCAATTCTAGCAGCCTTTTCCATGATCTTTCTATTTGGAATGGTAGGAAACTAATCTTTATTGGATACTGATTGATGGATTCATGGCGTATCATACATTCATACTAAGAAAAGAGATTCAATCTTTAGTCAGAATAACTCccgttttatttatttttatcatgcTGCTGtatgaatgttttttttttttgtttttttatgcaCCACATCTCATACCACGTGGCGCAAAAAAATGCCTGTCCTTTTTATGATTGTGCTGTCATATGTAGGAATTGAATGATTATATGAGAGTGAGCACCTCAACATCAATTGTTGTTGACAAGAGTTCTGATGCGGACTTTCTAAAAATTAGTTTCAATATGaggtaatttattttattaatgtcaaattatttgatattgtctATGACTTCTTTCCTTTAATCTTTGTTCTTTCCTTCTTCGCCATTTATCTTATGGTGATATCTTCTTAAATATTATTGTAGCTTTCCGGCATTGTCTTGTGAATTTGCTTCGGTTGATGTCAGTGACGTCCTGGGAACAGTATGTCTATTTCATTGACTCCAAATACACTATCTTTATGAATTCTTTAAAGCATTCTTTCCAATTCTTTTAAGtattcttttgaattattaggAGTAAAGAGATTTCCTATAGTTTCATGCTCTAGTATACGTTTCCTTGTAATGAAATCAGATTGTACTTTTATTTGACTTTCTCcactttttgtttttctcaGAATAGGTTGAACATAACTAAGACTATACGAAAGTATTCAATAGATTCCAGATTAAACCCTACTGGTCTTGAGTTTCACTCAGGACCAGTTACTAAAGCTGTTAAGCATGACGAAGAAACTGATGAAGAACATGGAGAAGGTTCTGTTTTACTCAATGGACTCAATTTTGATAGAATTTCACACAAGTGAGTAATGAGTATGCatatacttttaatttaaaaatcagattgttattttttactaCACGTGCACCTCTGATATTCCTGATTCATGCGACAGTCATGCTGTTTTGGTAGTGAACTTCTATGCCCCTTGGTGCGCTTGGAGCAATCGCCTGGTATCAGCACCTCACTAGTCTTTGTCTTTCTGCAAAGTTATTTCTTAATCCAATAATTTCTTATCTTTCCCTTGGGAAATCAATGAAATA is a window from the Salvia hispanica cultivar TCC Black 2014 chromosome 1, UniMelb_Shisp_WGS_1.0, whole genome shotgun sequence genome containing:
- the LOC125218740 gene encoding AP-5 complex subunit zeta-1 isoform X2, producing the protein MGDKDKEWESHLRSLSSAARDSADPAADPSLLNSVKSLYELCKGEKSDELVARVYPLLNKIFHRCVASISQTQASSGLLLLAILQFFLDFGDIVLLDAEPSLRTFFRSCLSREFADPVVAEASLAFLSSNKTKLLKAFPTLFPQFFPLMLKLIAWNGEKLKNLFLSIFSGFISPGSFIPLFPALVDLPILVVALEKVERSSGSLVGSSIASIQKSAAPEMLLALMDEAYTGSMIGDGGADSESEDSAPMAAADPIFLDLLKDENEGLAERHWTSPAMASALQAVISTPLSNRLKEALKIAPQLLDSYFKLAVYDANDSLICALIPLIMARYSTLFPDKMFCYEVQKRLLEFMLSAFHRSPHFIALLKKPIVDRLGEAFDNPGKTELGLQLCWAIGEYGGGGESHKDAARELFESLELLLYENLSASRLGLGEAAHGSGSSSFRKSSQSRLLCFVVTAIAKLATYHRELLPRARVSLAKVARSRLSDARVWKRAQDYLGLMNEPAICLSVLGPSTSGKLTQHPGTINWNEGHKKMIAHIPFYILGGQEGPPPHDFSILDVLPTE
- the LOC125218740 gene encoding AP-5 complex subunit zeta-1 isoform X3, with the translated sequence MGDKDKEWESHLRSLSSAARDSADPAADPSLLNSVKSLYELCKGEKSDELVARVYPLLNKIFHRCVASISQTQASSGLLLLAILQFFLDFGDIVLLDAEPSLRTFFRSCLSREFADPVVAEASLAFLSSNKTKLLKAFPTLFPQFFPLMLKLIAWNGEKLKNLFLSIFSGFISPGSFIPLFPALVDLPILVVALEKVERSSGSLVGSSIASIQKSAAPEMLLALMDEAYTGSMIGDGGADSESEDSAPMAAADPIFLDLLKDENEGLAERHWTSPAMASALQAVISTPLSNRLKEALKIAPQLLDSYFKLAVYDANDSLICALIPLIMARYSTLFPDKMFCYEVQKRLLEFMLSAFHRSPHFIALLKKPIVDRLGEAFDNPGKTELGLQLCWAIGEYGGGGESHKDAARELFESLELLLYENLSARLILILSSILGSRLGLGEAAHGSGSSSFRKSSQSRLLCFVVTAIAKLATYHRELLPRARVSLAK
- the LOC125218740 gene encoding AP-5 complex subunit zeta-1 isoform X1 — encoded protein: MGDKDKEWESHLRSLSSAARDSADPAADPSLLNSVKSLYELCKGEKSDELVARVYPLLNKIFHRCVASISQTQASSGLLLLAILQFFLDFGDIVLLDAEPSLRTFFRSCLSREFADPVVAEASLAFLSSNKTKLLKAFPTLFPQFFPLMLKLIAWNGEKLKNLFLSIFSGFISPGSFIPLFPALVDLPILVVALEKVERSSGSLVGSSIASIQKSAAPEMLLALMDEAYTGSMIGDGGADSESEDSAPMAAADPIFLDLLKDENEGLAERHWTSPAMASALQAVISTPLSNRLKEALKIAPQLLDSYFKLAVYDANDSLICALIPLIMARYSTLFPDKMFCYEVQKRLLEFMLSAFHRSPHFIALLKKPIVDRLGEAFDNPGKTELGLQLCWAIGEYGGGGESHKDAARELFESLELLLYENLSARLILILSSILGSRLGLGEAAHGSGSSSFRKSSQSRLLCFVVTAIAKLATYHRELLPRARVSLAKVARSRLSDARVWKRAQDYLGLMNEPAICLSVLGPSTSGKLTQHPGTINWNEGHKKMIAHIPFYILGGQEGPPPHDFSILDVLPTE